A genomic window from Micromonospora violae includes:
- a CDS encoding basic amino acid ABC transporter substrate-binding protein, with product MRFPSVVRQAGLVVAVTALALTAGCAKKDDSEVQASGVKLVSAGKLTVCTHLPYPPFQSKDASGKVTGFDVEIMDLVAKELGVEQTIIDTPFEGIKSGQDLNTGKCDAAAAGMTITEERRKVIDFSDPYFDATQAMLVKTGKTYKSLDDLKGKKLGVQAATTGRDYAKKYEAEKGLKLVEFEDLAALQQAVANGQVEAAINDLPVWTEYLKKNPGGFEVAAEFDTGEQYGFPVKKDANPELLKKINEVLAKAKQDGTYDTIYEKWIGKRPSA from the coding sequence CTCGCGCTGACCGCGGGGTGCGCCAAGAAGGACGACAGTGAGGTCCAGGCGAGCGGTGTCAAGCTGGTCTCGGCGGGCAAGCTGACCGTCTGCACGCACCTGCCGTACCCGCCGTTCCAGTCCAAGGACGCCAGCGGCAAGGTGACCGGCTTCGACGTCGAGATCATGGATCTGGTCGCCAAGGAGCTGGGCGTCGAGCAGACGATCATCGACACCCCGTTCGAGGGGATCAAGTCCGGCCAGGACCTCAACACCGGCAAGTGCGACGCGGCTGCCGCCGGTATGACGATCACCGAAGAGCGGCGGAAGGTGATCGACTTCTCCGATCCCTACTTCGACGCCACCCAGGCGATGCTGGTGAAGACCGGCAAGACGTACAAGTCGCTCGACGACCTCAAGGGCAAGAAGCTCGGCGTCCAGGCGGCCACCACCGGTCGTGACTACGCCAAGAAGTACGAGGCCGAGAAGGGCCTGAAGCTCGTCGAGTTCGAGGACCTCGCCGCCCTGCAGCAGGCCGTCGCCAACGGCCAGGTCGAGGCCGCCATCAACGACCTGCCGGTCTGGACCGAGTACCTCAAGAAGAACCCGGGCGGGTTCGAGGTGGCCGCCGAGTTCGACACCGGCGAGCAGTACGGCTTCCCGGTGAAGAAGGACGCCAACCCGGAGCTGCTCAAGAAGATCAACGAGGTGCTGGCCAAGGCCAAGCAGGACGGCACGTACGACACGATCTACGAGAAGTGGATCGGCAAGCGGCCGAGCGCCTGA
- a CDS encoding amino acid ABC transporter permease translates to MKLRRRQRERLSLGLQYLVFIAIIAAVLIAADWDRLADAFFRVDIIKSMFPTIITVALRNTILYTLGAFAFGLVFGTILALMRLSRVAPYRWVATAYIELFRGLPALLVLFLVGYGIPIAFPEREIPGGVFGSIAIGLGLTAAAYMAETIRAGIQAVPKGQMEAARTLGMSHFTAMRTIVVPQAFRIVIPPLTNELILLTKDSSLAYVLGVTAQTIEITKFGRDMLNDRVNATPLLVAGLAYLVITLPLSQVVRRLELRYAKAR, encoded by the coding sequence GTGAAGCTGCGACGCCGCCAGCGGGAGCGGCTGTCCCTCGGGCTCCAGTACCTGGTCTTCATCGCCATCATCGCCGCGGTGCTCATCGCCGCGGACTGGGACAGACTGGCCGACGCGTTCTTCCGCGTCGACATCATCAAGTCGATGTTCCCGACGATCATCACCGTCGCGCTGCGGAACACCATTCTCTACACGTTGGGGGCGTTCGCCTTCGGCCTCGTGTTCGGCACCATCCTGGCGCTGATGCGGCTGTCCCGGGTGGCGCCGTACCGCTGGGTGGCGACGGCGTACATCGAGCTGTTCCGGGGTCTGCCGGCGCTGCTGGTGCTCTTCCTGGTCGGGTACGGCATCCCGATCGCCTTCCCGGAGCGCGAGATTCCGGGCGGGGTGTTCGGCTCCATCGCGATCGGCCTCGGCTTGACCGCCGCGGCGTACATGGCGGAGACGATCCGGGCCGGCATCCAGGCCGTGCCGAAGGGGCAGATGGAGGCGGCGCGAACGCTCGGCATGTCGCACTTCACCGCCATGCGCACGATCGTCGTCCCGCAGGCGTTCCGGATCGTGATCCCACCGTTGACGAACGAGCTCATCCTGCTCACCAAGGACTCGTCGTTGGCCTACGTGCTGGGTGTGACGGCGCAGACCATCGAGATCACCAAGTTCGGTCGGGACATGCTCAACGACCGGGTGAACGCGACCCCGTTGCTGGTGGCCGGCCTCGCGTACCTGGTGATCACCCTGCCGCTGTCGCAGGTGGTACGACGCCTCGAACTCCGCTACGCCAAGGCTCGGTGA
- a CDS encoding amino acid ABC transporter ATP-binding protein, producing MTTTPSRPAVEIRDLHKSFGPLEVLKGIDFEVAQGEVVCVIGPSGSGKSTLLRCVDLLEEPTAGRIWVNGVEMTDPDVEIDAVRRGIGMVFQSFNLFPHLTVLKNLTVAQRRVLRRSRAEAERIARANLERVGLTDKADAFPAQLSGGQQQRAAIARSLSMEPKLMLFDEPTSALDPELVGDVLTVMRKLAEDGMTMMVVTHEMAFARDVADRVVFMDGGVVVEQGPPQEVLGAPKHERTRAFLSRVLDPTHVAQLGQPDQPPAPSLPAGDRDHL from the coding sequence ATGACGACCACCCCATCCCGCCCCGCCGTGGAGATCCGCGACCTGCACAAGTCCTTCGGGCCGCTCGAGGTGCTCAAGGGCATCGACTTCGAGGTCGCCCAGGGCGAGGTGGTCTGTGTGATCGGGCCGTCCGGCTCCGGTAAGTCGACCCTGCTGCGCTGCGTGGACCTGCTGGAGGAGCCGACGGCCGGCAGGATCTGGGTGAACGGGGTCGAGATGACCGACCCGGACGTCGAGATCGACGCGGTTCGCCGCGGCATCGGCATGGTCTTCCAGTCGTTCAACCTGTTTCCGCACCTGACCGTGCTGAAGAACCTCACCGTCGCCCAGCGCCGGGTGCTCCGGCGGAGTCGGGCCGAGGCCGAGCGGATCGCGCGGGCCAACCTGGAGCGCGTCGGGCTGACCGACAAGGCCGACGCCTTCCCGGCGCAGCTCTCCGGTGGGCAGCAGCAGCGGGCGGCGATCGCCCGGTCGCTGTCGATGGAACCGAAGCTGATGCTCTTCGACGAGCCGACCTCCGCGCTCGACCCGGAACTCGTCGGCGACGTGCTCACCGTCATGCGCAAGCTGGCCGAGGACGGCATGACGATGATGGTGGTCACCCACGAGATGGCGTTCGCCCGTGACGTCGCCGACCGGGTCGTGTTCATGGACGGTGGGGTGGTGGTCGAGCAGGGGCCGCCGCAGGAGGTGCTCGGCGCGCCGAAGCACGAACGGACCCGCGCGTTCCTCTCCCGGGTCCTCGACCCGACCCACGTCGCGCAGCTCGGTCAGCCCGACCAGCCGCCCGCGCCCAGCCTGCCGGCGGGCGACCGCGACCACCTCTGA